A window of Scomber scombrus chromosome 23, fScoSco1.1, whole genome shotgun sequence contains these coding sequences:
- the LOC134005592 gene encoding uncharacterized protein LOC134005592, which produces MVRGLCLGFLDVTLVFFMLCSVTGLLLMDQRRDAEDDPELDKAILEMLHINKVSASHQAKPHPYMRRIYQRLDSLEAQDFGRSDGTLVQSFRSVDGPHHASPGWIWFNVSSLNPSMLGAELVLFRKTLNPRPLSVTVTLHSVAASQGALKESPALEERLLSLDQRPSTGYDVFDVSAVLAVKPVEMVGFQLRYTDESGSLVLHEALTQSLYCLNRGSLSEPLLVLYQAHPLQV; this is translated from the exons ATGGTCCGAGGATTGTGTTTGGGATTTCTTGATGTAACCCTGGTCTTCTTCATGCTGTGTTCAGTCACAGGCTTGCTGCTGATGGACCAGCGCAGAGATGCAGAGGATGACCCGGAGCTGGACAAAGCCATTTTGGAAATGCTACATATCAATAAAGTGTCTGCGAGCCATCAGGCCAAACCACATCCCTACATGAGGAGGATCTACCAGCGTCTGGACTCGCTGGAGGCTCAAGACTTTGGGAGATCGGACGGAACGCTGGTGCAGAGTTTTCGGAGTGTCGATG GTCCACATCATGCTTCTCCAGGATGGATCTGGTTTAATGTCAGCAGCCTGAACCCTTCAATGCTTGGTGCAGAGCTGGTTCTGTTCAGGAAAACCCTCAACCCCCGCCCCCTCAGCGTGACCGTCACCCTGCACAGTGTCGCAGCTTCACAAGGAGCTCTGAAGGAGAGTCCGGCCCTCGAGGAGAGACTACTGAGCCTGGACCAGAGACCCTCCACTGGATATGATGTGTTTGATGTGTCAGCTGTTCTGGCTGTGAAGCCTGTAGAGATGGTGGGATTTCAACTGCGCTATACTGATGAGAGTGGAAGTCTGGTTCTCCATGAAGCCCTAACACAGAGTCTGTACTGTCTGAACAGAGGCTCTCTGAGTGAACCCTTACTGGTGCTGTACCAAGCACACCCTCTGCAGGTCTGA
- the LOC134005455 gene encoding tetraspanin-5-like, translating to MSGNQFKGNEVSCCIKYFIFGFNILFWLLGMALVGIGLWAWSEKGVLSNISSITDLGGLDPVWLFMVVGGVMFILGFAGCIGALRENTFLLKFFSVFLGIIFFLELTTGVLAFVFKDWIKDQLNLFINNNIRAYRDDIDLQNLIDFTQEYWDCCGAFGADDWNLNIYFNCTDANPSREKCGVPFSCCTKDPAEDVINTQCGYDIRAKPDSEQKDYINVKGCVPQFEKWLQDNLTLVAGIFIGVALLQIFGICLAQNLVSDIEAVRASWVPPPLSMRRLPPHSGKKASAYYS from the exons ATGTCGGGGAATCAGTTCAAAGGCAACGAAGTCAGCTGCTGCATCAAGTACTTCATTTTTGGATTCAACATCCTGTTCTGG CTGCTGGGCATGGCCTTAGTAGGAATTGGACTGTGGGCATGGAGTGAAAAG GGAGTTCTGTCCAACATCTCGTCCATCACAGATCTGGGAGGTCTAGACCCTGTCTGGCTCTTCATGGTGGTTGGAGGGGTCATGTTCATACTGGGCTTTGCCGGATGCATCGGAGCATTGCGGGAAAACACTTTTCTGCTTAAGTTT TTCTCTGTGTTCCTGGGCATCATCTTCTTCTTGGAGTTGACGACGGGGGTCCTGGCGTTTGTCTTTAAGGACTGGATTAAAGACCAGTTGAACCTGTTCATCAACAATAACATCCGGGCGTATCGGGACGACATCGATCTACAGAACCTCATCGATTTCACTCAGGAATAC TGGGACTGCTGTGGTGCGTTTGGAGCAGATGATTGGAACCTCAACATCTACTTTAACTGTACTGATGCGAATCCCAGTCGAGAAAAGTGTGGAGTCCCCTTCTCCTGCTGCACCAAGGACCCAGCG GAGGACGTAATAAACACTCAGTGTGGATATGACATTAGAGCTAAACCA GACTCTGAACAGAAGGACTACATCAATGTAAAAGGCTGTGTGCCACAGTTTGAGAAGTGGCTGCAGGACAACCTCACCTTGGTGGCCGGAATATTCATCGGAGTTGCGCTACTGCAG ATCTTTGGGATTTGTTTGGCCCAAAACTTAGTGAGTGACATCGAAGCCGTGCGGGCGAGCTG